The following proteins are encoded in a genomic region of Pseudomonas sp. Os17:
- a CDS encoding fatty acid desaturase, with the protein MARPAYRLLAHSLWDLIPIVMALAHFAFVLRLVLDFHALSWWVILPAALLYAVSLSWSINSISHNQIHNAYFTPGWMNRAFDLLLSVTIGFSQTLYRDIHNRHHRGNSDRPDAQGKTVDPLSIYLHGKHGQPDNPWAYTFLSFFRDDPKEIYQDMQRKRPDDARWVKVEIGVTVAFYLALALYDWHAVLVLLPFWYLGQSLSSLNGYYEHLGGNPDLPIAWGVSSYSPLYNLIWMNNGYHAEHHYRPKMHWTKVKAFHREIREQQRAAGVKVIPVSHGLGFLVAHRKA; encoded by the coding sequence ATGGCTCGACCCGCCTACCGTCTGCTTGCCCATTCCCTCTGGGACCTGATCCCGATTGTCATGGCCCTGGCGCATTTCGCCTTTGTCCTGCGGCTGGTGCTGGACTTTCACGCCCTGTCCTGGTGGGTCATTCTCCCGGCGGCGCTGCTGTATGCGGTCAGCCTGTCGTGGAGCATCAACAGCATTTCCCACAATCAGATCCATAACGCCTACTTCACCCCGGGGTGGATGAACCGGGCCTTCGACCTGCTGCTGTCGGTGACCATCGGTTTTTCCCAGACCCTTTACCGCGACATCCACAACCGTCACCACCGTGGCAACTCCGATCGGCCGGATGCCCAGGGCAAGACCGTGGATCCGCTGTCGATCTACCTGCACGGCAAGCATGGCCAGCCGGACAATCCCTGGGCCTACACCTTCCTGAGCTTCTTTCGCGACGATCCCAAGGAGATCTACCAGGACATGCAGCGCAAGCGGCCTGACGATGCGCGCTGGGTGAAGGTGGAAATCGGCGTCACCGTGGCGTTCTACCTGGCCCTGGCGCTGTATGACTGGCACGCGGTACTGGTGCTGCTGCCGTTCTGGTACCTGGGACAATCGCTGTCGTCCCTCAATGGCTACTACGAGCACCTGGGCGGCAACCCCGACCTGCCGATTGCCTGGGGCGTGAGTTCCTACAGCCCGCTGTACAACCTGATCTGGATGAACAACGGCTACCACGCCGAGCATCACTACCGGCCGAAGATGCACTGGACCAAGGTCAAGGCCTTCCACCGCGAGATTCGCGAGCAGCAGCGCGCGGCGGGGGTGAAAGTGATTCCCGTGTCCCACGGCCTGGGCTTCCTGGTAGCCCACCGCAAGGCTTGA
- a CDS encoding MipA/OmpV family protein, translated as MPRLSLPAILAGLLSLGAAMGAAADSGITGELGLGLGYQPHDPTGSSYDTVPLPYMDLEWGDVSLSTDDGLTWSAFKGNGLSIGPYVNYLQGRNADGKLRGLRDVRDMADIGGFIEYAPDDFWRVFATVGQAVGGAGGQGGLLGKLGGEIGYPLGMGIIGSNELTLHFADDRQANTFYGVSAKESLASGIDRYNAGGGMQNFTLSQSFQFPLGDNWSLVASASWIRLVNSAADSSIVRDRGEVNQGQVQTAISYKF; from the coding sequence ATGCCTAGGCTTTCTCTCCCCGCCATACTGGCCGGCCTGCTGTCGCTGGGCGCGGCCATGGGCGCCGCCGCCGACTCCGGTATCACCGGTGAACTGGGACTTGGCCTCGGCTACCAGCCCCACGACCCGACCGGCAGCAGCTACGACACGGTGCCGCTGCCTTATATGGATCTGGAATGGGGCGATGTCAGCCTGAGCACCGATGACGGCCTGACCTGGAGCGCCTTCAAGGGCAATGGCTTGAGCATCGGTCCATACGTCAACTACCTGCAGGGGCGCAACGCCGACGGCAAGCTGCGCGGCTTGCGGGACGTGCGCGACATGGCCGATATCGGCGGTTTCATTGAATACGCTCCGGATGACTTCTGGCGGGTGTTCGCCACCGTCGGCCAGGCGGTCGGCGGTGCCGGCGGCCAGGGCGGCCTGCTGGGCAAGCTCGGTGGCGAGATCGGCTATCCCCTGGGCATGGGCATCATTGGCAGCAACGAGCTGACCCTGCACTTTGCCGACGACCGTCAGGCCAATACCTTCTATGGCGTCAGCGCCAAAGAGTCCCTGGCCTCCGGTATCGATCGCTACAACGCTGGCGGTGGCATGCAGAACTTCACCCTGAGCCAGAGCTTCCAGTTCCCCCTGGGGGACAACTGGTCGCTGGTGGCCAGTGCCAGCTGGATCCGTCTGGTCAACTCCGCCGCGGACAGCTCCATCGTTCGCGATCGGGGCGAGGTCAACCAGGGCCAGGTGCAGACCGCCATCAGCTACAAGTTCTGA
- a CDS encoding HAD-IB family phosphatase → MMHWHIVCDFDGTISRADVIDNVLQRFADPSWEGIEQEWLDGHIGSRECLSRQLALVKASPAELLGYFDSVEIDPDFPDFVDHVIGLGASIEVVSDGIEQGIARILARNYVTLLPILANRLRQVDHNSWRIDFPYASDACRAASGNCKCKSTPRGKRVLVIGDGQSDMCVASTADFVFAKDRLADYCERNQIPHARFDSFAELPALLAKLPNNAANATNFSLETQELFHHV, encoded by the coding sequence ATGATGCACTGGCATATCGTATGTGACTTCGACGGGACCATCTCCCGCGCCGACGTGATCGATAACGTTCTCCAACGCTTCGCCGACCCGAGCTGGGAAGGCATCGAGCAGGAATGGCTGGACGGTCACATCGGCTCCCGAGAATGCCTCAGCCGCCAACTGGCCCTGGTCAAGGCCTCGCCCGCCGAACTGCTGGGCTACTTCGACAGTGTCGAAATCGACCCCGACTTCCCCGACTTCGTCGATCACGTGATCGGCCTGGGGGCTTCCATCGAAGTGGTCAGCGACGGCATCGAACAAGGCATCGCCCGCATCCTGGCACGCAACTACGTGACCCTGCTGCCGATCCTCGCCAACCGCCTGCGCCAGGTCGACCACAACAGCTGGCGCATCGACTTTCCCTACGCCAGCGACGCCTGCCGCGCCGCCTCCGGCAACTGCAAGTGCAAGTCCACCCCACGGGGCAAACGCGTACTGGTGATCGGCGACGGCCAGTCGGACATGTGCGTGGCTTCCACCGCCGACTTCGTGTTCGCCAAGGACCGCCTGGCCGACTACTGCGAACGCAACCAGATTCCCCATGCGCGGTTCGACTCCTTCGCCGAACTGCCGGCGCTGCTGGCCAAGCTGCCGAACAACGCCGCCAACGCCACCAATTTCTCTCTTGAAACCCAGGAACTCTTCCACCATGTCTGA
- a CDS encoding aspartate aminotransferase family protein — protein MSDIRIATAEDQILLEKEAKYCSYGDTVHYIEPPRIFSRCEGSYVWDTSDQAYLDLQMWYSAVNFGYANPRLNNALKQQIDTLPQIASQYLHKGKIELSEMIAVDAKKKFGLDGRVHFNVGGSQSVEDSLKVVRNATNGKSLMFAFEGGYHGRTLGASSITSSYRYRRRYGHFGERAQFIPFPYHFRGPKGMTKEEYGSHCVQQFARLFETEYNGVWDPKVGQSEYAAFYVEPIQGTGGYVIPPMNFYSELKHVLDQHGILLVVDEIQMGFYRTGKLWSIEHFDVKPDVIVFGKALTNGLNPLGGIWAREELINPGVFPPGSTHSTFASNPLGTAVGLEMFKMTSEIDYGAMVMEKGKYFLAGLQDLQKRYPIIGDVDGLGLALRCEICTTDGFTPDKATLDFMVEEGMKGDIEINGQRLGLILDVGGYYKNVITLAPSLEISYAEIDLGIALLDRLLDRAMKR, from the coding sequence ATGTCTGATATCCGCATCGCGACCGCCGAAGACCAGATCCTTCTGGAAAAAGAAGCCAAGTACTGCTCCTACGGCGATACCGTTCACTACATCGAACCTCCGCGCATTTTCAGCCGCTGCGAAGGCTCCTATGTCTGGGACACCAGCGACCAGGCTTACCTCGACCTGCAGATGTGGTACTCGGCGGTGAACTTCGGCTACGCCAACCCGCGCCTGAACAACGCCCTCAAGCAACAGATCGACACCCTGCCGCAGATCGCCAGCCAGTACCTGCACAAAGGCAAGATCGAACTGTCGGAAATGATCGCCGTGGACGCCAAGAAGAAGTTCGGCCTCGACGGTCGCGTGCACTTCAACGTCGGCGGTTCGCAGTCGGTCGAAGACTCGCTGAAAGTGGTGCGCAACGCCACCAACGGCAAGAGCCTGATGTTCGCCTTCGAAGGCGGCTACCACGGTCGCACCCTGGGTGCCTCGTCGATCACCTCCAGCTACCGCTACCGTCGCCGCTACGGCCACTTCGGCGAGCGCGCCCAGTTCATCCCGTTCCCGTACCACTTCCGCGGCCCCAAGGGCATGACCAAGGAAGAGTACGGCAGCCACTGCGTGCAGCAGTTCGCCCGTCTGTTCGAAACCGAATACAACGGCGTGTGGGACCCTAAAGTCGGCCAGAGCGAATACGCCGCCTTCTACGTCGAGCCGATCCAGGGCACCGGCGGCTACGTGATCCCGCCGATGAACTTCTACAGCGAGCTCAAGCATGTGCTGGACCAGCACGGCATCCTGCTGGTGGTGGACGAAATCCAGATGGGCTTCTACCGCACCGGCAAGCTGTGGTCGATCGAGCACTTCGACGTCAAACCCGACGTGATCGTGTTCGGCAAGGCGCTGACCAACGGCCTCAACCCGCTGGGCGGCATCTGGGCCCGTGAAGAGCTGATCAACCCGGGCGTGTTCCCGCCAGGTTCGACGCACTCCACCTTCGCCTCCAACCCGCTGGGCACCGCCGTGGGCCTGGAAATGTTCAAGATGACCAGCGAGATCGACTACGGCGCGATGGTCATGGAAAAGGGCAAGTACTTCCTGGCCGGCCTGCAAGACCTGCAGAAACGCTACCCGATCATCGGCGATGTCGACGGCCTGGGCCTGGCCCTGCGCTGCGAAATCTGCACCACCGACGGTTTCACCCCGGACAAGGCGACCCTGGACTTCATGGTCGAGGAAGGCATGAAGGGCGACATCGAAATCAACGGTCAGCGCCTGGGCCTGATCCTCGATGTGGGCGGCTACTACAAGAACGTCATCACCCTGGCCCCGTCGCTGGAAATCAGCTACGCGGAAATCGATCTGGGCATCGCACTGCTGGACCGCCTGCTGGATCGGGCCATGAAGCGATGA
- a CDS encoding alpha/beta hydrolase, protein MSQAEIDLGEGDAGFVLGTGPVGVLLIHGLTGTPTELRRVAQGLAKDGTCSVYVPTLPGHCGDNSDLQATGWQDWYEGVRKTFVGVQQRHQEVFVGGLSMGAVMSMYLASEHPGRISGLLMYSTTLKYDGWSINKLAFLTPLLMKIPFGVHICRFEEKPPYGIKNERLRAIVEKQMKAGESSNAGLLTMEGVTVRELHRMNAVVKKRMPSIMTPALVLHSSEDDITSPWNANYVERKLGGPVTKILLDNCYHMITVDLQYQRVIELSVDFIQQRVTQPAEREDYRQLA, encoded by the coding sequence ATGAGCCAGGCTGAGATCGATCTGGGCGAAGGCGACGCCGGCTTCGTTCTCGGCACGGGTCCGGTCGGGGTCTTGTTGATCCACGGCCTGACCGGCACCCCGACGGAACTCCGTCGGGTGGCCCAGGGCCTGGCCAAGGACGGAACGTGCAGCGTGTACGTTCCGACCCTGCCCGGGCACTGCGGGGACAACAGCGACCTGCAGGCCACCGGCTGGCAGGACTGGTACGAAGGCGTGCGCAAGACCTTTGTCGGCGTGCAGCAGCGTCACCAAGAGGTGTTCGTCGGCGGCCTGTCCATGGGCGCGGTGATGTCCATGTACCTGGCCTCCGAGCATCCGGGCCGGATCAGCGGCCTGCTGATGTACTCCACCACCCTCAAGTACGACGGCTGGAGCATCAACAAGCTGGCGTTCCTCACGCCGTTGCTGATGAAGATCCCCTTTGGCGTGCACATCTGCCGTTTCGAAGAGAAACCGCCCTACGGCATCAAGAACGAACGCCTGCGGGCCATCGTCGAGAAGCAGATGAAAGCCGGCGAAAGCAGCAATGCCGGGCTCCTGACCATGGAGGGCGTGACGGTGCGCGAGTTGCATCGGATGAACGCCGTGGTCAAGAAACGCATGCCTTCGATCATGACCCCGGCCCTGGTGCTGCACTCCAGCGAGGACGACATCACCAGTCCCTGGAACGCCAACTACGTGGAGCGCAAGCTCGGCGGACCGGTGACCAAGATCCTCCTCGACAACTGCTATCACATGATCACCGTGGACCTGCAGTACCAGCGAGTGATCGAGCTGAGCGTCGACTTCATCCAGCAACGAGTGACCCAACCCGCCGAACGTGAAGACTACCGACAGCTGGCGTGA
- a CDS encoding GNAT family N-acetyltransferase, whose translation MITAQAFSTIQAIERSAWNDCFPGALEDWDYYLAVEKAAIADFQWRYLAVFEGSTLVAVAPAFTTQYRLDTTVSGLAKRFTERLERQWPGVLQLRLYAIGSPVAEQCNAGTASHVPPQRRQALLEELLKLARRDADSFGIGLLAVKDAPSHDQPWADSCLAAGLQAMPSLPTALLPVPFASIDAYLGTLGKSTRKDLRRKLRAPAPRIEWRRQIDDVLPDIMRLYEATLNRSDLQFERLPADYFTAILEQLGERAACVLYWVGEQLVAFNLILIDQHRLIDKFFAHDLNVSREHNLYFRSWLANVDFCIQQRIPLYECGQAGYASKLRLGCRFTGNMLFFRHRNPLLNALLKVIKRFVRPDRSDPAMAAAISEST comes from the coding sequence GTGATTACCGCCCAAGCCTTTTCAACCATACAGGCCATCGAACGCAGTGCCTGGAATGACTGTTTTCCGGGGGCCCTGGAGGATTGGGATTACTACCTGGCCGTGGAAAAAGCCGCCATTGCCGACTTTCAGTGGCGCTACCTGGCGGTCTTCGAGGGCTCGACCCTGGTGGCGGTGGCCCCGGCCTTTACCACCCAGTACCGGCTCGACACCACGGTGTCGGGACTGGCCAAACGCTTTACCGAGCGTCTGGAGCGCCAGTGGCCCGGTGTCCTGCAACTGCGCCTGTACGCCATCGGCTCGCCCGTGGCCGAACAGTGCAACGCCGGCACCGCCAGCCACGTCCCGCCCCAGCGCCGTCAGGCCTTGCTCGAAGAACTGCTGAAACTGGCCCGGCGCGACGCCGACAGCTTTGGCATCGGCCTGTTGGCGGTCAAGGATGCCCCCAGCCACGATCAGCCATGGGCCGACAGTTGCCTGGCCGCCGGCCTGCAAGCCATGCCCAGCCTGCCCACCGCGTTGCTGCCCGTGCCCTTCGCCTCGATCGACGCGTACCTGGGCACCCTGGGCAAATCCACCCGCAAGGACCTGCGCCGCAAGCTCCGGGCTCCGGCACCGCGCATCGAATGGCGCCGACAGATCGACGACGTGCTGCCGGACATCATGCGCCTGTACGAAGCGACCCTGAACCGCAGCGACCTGCAGTTCGAACGCCTGCCGGCGGACTACTTCACGGCGATCCTCGAGCAGTTGGGCGAGCGTGCCGCCTGCGTCCTGTACTGGGTCGGCGAGCAGTTGGTGGCGTTCAACCTGATCCTCATCGACCAGCATCGGCTGATCGACAAGTTCTTTGCCCACGACCTCAACGTCAGTCGCGAGCACAACCTGTATTTCCGCAGCTGGCTGGCCAATGTCGACTTCTGCATCCAGCAACGGATTCCGCTCTACGAGTGCGGCCAGGCGGGCTATGCCAGCAAACTGCGCCTGGGTTGCCGCTTCACCGGTAACATGCTGTTTTTCCGCCACCGCAATCCGTTGCTCAATGCCCTGCTCAAAGTGATAAAACGCTTTGTTCGCCCGGATCGCTCCGACCCCGCCATGGCTGCTGCAATAAGCGAAAGTACATGA
- a CDS encoding sensor histidine kinase, which yields MTRKDRRPPRPFAISRWSLQRKLVLAFWLVSVIPTMIAAELAATTLSEIFDSNVRIWLQESTKIVEDEITEILRDNARIAQLFLRYTRPPTDRNAAKHDKLTADIADSMGIDVVALIRKNDHKVMFTTAADDVVGQISTASNAVLQTIQVGGVATGAVVSTFQTQLDGVDYQLLIATYLDASFLTSVADVHSLDLRLYLAKADDFSEIFATQRFEDHPPRVPHKIEDILRATRQPTEQFTSRYSGLYRPIFNDSGDLVGVIFSGLLRHSSLVGLVNQSNLFILIFLLSSAASLCVGWLVSQRLTRPLRGLSKGVQAVIAGDYRQRVPVIGGDELAELSSTFNHMTERLGELQHLEAQLRRRDRLHALGEVAMGLAHEIRNPLGIIKTATQLLHRRANLPENDKRHLEYVISEVSRINDLITEFLDFAKPSAPIRATQPARPLLEELLGFCAPELATHNIDARIDDQAPGATIHADARQLKQACLNLILNAIDAMPEGGRLTLGIAQQEDETIISVSDTGQGIEPDMLERIFTPFVTTKASGTGLGLAKVFSIMESHDGHIECVSEKDAGATFSLYIPANGEEDDEDSDDA from the coding sequence ATGACCAGAAAAGATCGTCGCCCGCCTCGCCCCTTCGCCATCTCCCGCTGGAGCCTGCAGCGCAAGCTGGTGCTGGCCTTCTGGCTGGTCAGTGTGATCCCCACCATGATCGCGGCTGAGCTGGCGGCCACCACGCTGTCGGAAATTTTCGACAGCAACGTGCGGATCTGGCTGCAGGAGTCGACCAAGATCGTCGAGGACGAGATCACCGAGATCCTGCGTGACAACGCCCGGATCGCCCAGCTGTTCCTGCGCTACACCCGCCCGCCCACCGATCGCAATGCGGCCAAGCACGACAAGCTCACCGCCGACATCGCCGACTCCATGGGCATCGACGTGGTGGCGCTGATTCGCAAGAACGACCACAAAGTGATGTTCACCACCGCCGCCGATGACGTGGTGGGGCAGATCAGCACCGCCTCCAATGCCGTGCTGCAGACGATCCAGGTTGGCGGTGTGGCCACCGGCGCGGTGGTCTCGACCTTCCAGACCCAGCTGGACGGCGTCGACTATCAGCTGTTGATCGCCACCTACCTGGACGCCAGCTTCCTCACCAGCGTGGCCGACGTGCACTCCCTGGACCTGCGCCTGTACCTGGCCAAGGCCGATGACTTCTCCGAGATTTTCGCCACCCAGCGCTTCGAGGATCACCCCCCGCGGGTGCCGCACAAGATCGAAGACATCCTGCGCGCCACGCGCCAGCCCACCGAACAGTTCACCAGCCGCTACAGCGGCCTGTACCGACCGATCTTCAATGACAGCGGCGACCTGGTGGGGGTGATTTTCAGCGGATTGCTGCGCCACAGCAGCCTGGTGGGCCTGGTCAACCAGAGCAACCTGTTCATCCTGATCTTTCTCCTCAGCTCGGCGGCCTCGCTGTGTGTCGGCTGGCTGGTGTCGCAACGCCTGACCCGGCCGCTGCGGGGCCTGTCCAAGGGCGTCCAGGCGGTGATTGCCGGCGACTACCGGCAACGGGTGCCGGTGATCGGTGGCGACGAACTGGCGGAGCTGAGCAGCACCTTCAACCACATGACCGAACGTCTCGGCGAACTGCAGCACCTGGAAGCCCAGTTGCGTCGCCGGGACCGCCTGCACGCCCTGGGCGAAGTGGCCATGGGCCTGGCCCACGAGATCCGCAATCCCCTGGGCATCATCAAGACCGCCACCCAACTGCTGCACCGCCGGGCCAACCTGCCGGAAAACGACAAGCGCCACCTGGAATACGTGATCAGCGAGGTCAGCCGGATCAATGACCTGATCACCGAGTTCCTCGACTTCGCCAAGCCCAGCGCACCGATCCGCGCCACCCAGCCGGCGCGCCCCTTGCTGGAAGAGTTGCTGGGCTTCTGCGCCCCGGAACTGGCGACCCACAACATCGACGCGCGCATTGATGACCAGGCCCCCGGCGCGACCATCCACGCCGACGCCCGACAGCTCAAGCAGGCCTGCCTGAACCTGATCCTCAACGCCATCGACGCCATGCCCGAGGGCGGCCGCCTGACCCTGGGCATCGCCCAGCAGGAAGACGAAACCATCATCAGCGTCAGCGACACCGGCCAGGGCATCGAGCCGGACATGCTGGAGCGCATTTTCACCCCATTCGTCACCACCAAGGCCTCGGGCACCGGCCTGGGATTGGCTAAAGTCTTCTCGATCATGGAAAGCCATGACGGCCATATCGAGTGCGTCAGCGAAAAAGATGCCGGCGCCACCTTCAGCCTGTACATTCCGGCCAACGGTGAAGAGGACGACGAGGACAGTGATGACGCATAA
- a CDS encoding sigma-54-dependent transcriptional regulator — protein sequence MTHNLLVVDDEPKLCDLLSSALSQDGIQVFTASNGLHALKVLEQEDIDLVISDWRMPGMDGPQLLGEIKQRYPNLPVIVMTAYSTVKNAVQSMRNGAYDYIAKPFDIDELDITVSKALQFRDILKDNQRMRAELDEHQQFDSLVGDSPTFRQVLQAVDSVRDSNATILLTGESGTGKEMVARAIHKHGNRADKPFVAVNCAAIPEGLLESEMFGHRKGAFTGAVADRVGRFQQADKGTLFLDEVGDMPLALQAKILRALQERVIEPVGDPRERKVDVRVIAATNKNLLEAVANKEFREDLYYRLNVFPIPLPALRERVEDIAPLARHFAHSLGAAAGKRITGFSPQALQAMASYNWPGNIRELQNCVERATIVARASVIEESDLPGYLFDTQPAGVEGGALPGVGAPVPSDLDAALAEVERSYILAALQQSNGVQAAAAQMIGISERSFWYRLKKLGIQVDKIVR from the coding sequence ATGACGCATAACCTGCTGGTGGTCGACGACGAACCGAAACTCTGCGACCTGCTGTCCTCGGCCCTGAGCCAGGACGGCATTCAGGTGTTCACCGCAAGCAACGGCCTGCACGCCCTCAAGGTGCTGGAGCAGGAGGACATCGACCTGGTGATCAGCGACTGGCGCATGCCGGGCATGGACGGGCCGCAGTTGCTGGGGGAAATCAAGCAGCGCTACCCGAACCTGCCAGTGATCGTGATGACCGCCTACAGCACGGTGAAGAACGCCGTGCAGTCCATGCGCAACGGCGCCTACGACTACATCGCCAAGCCGTTCGATATCGACGAGCTGGACATCACCGTCAGCAAGGCCCTGCAGTTTCGCGACATTCTCAAAGACAACCAGCGCATGCGCGCCGAACTCGACGAACACCAGCAGTTCGACAGTCTGGTGGGCGACAGCCCGACCTTTCGCCAGGTGCTGCAGGCGGTGGACTCGGTGCGCGACAGCAATGCCACCATCCTCCTGACCGGAGAAAGCGGCACCGGCAAGGAAATGGTCGCCAGGGCCATCCACAAGCACGGCAATCGCGCCGACAAGCCGTTTGTCGCGGTCAACTGCGCGGCGATTCCCGAGGGCCTGCTGGAAAGCGAGATGTTCGGCCATCGCAAGGGCGCCTTCACCGGCGCCGTGGCCGACCGCGTCGGGCGCTTTCAGCAGGCCGACAAGGGCACCCTGTTCCTCGACGAAGTGGGCGACATGCCCCTGGCCCTGCAGGCCAAGATTCTCCGCGCCCTGCAGGAGCGGGTGATCGAGCCGGTGGGCGACCCGCGAGAGCGCAAGGTCGATGTGCGGGTGATTGCCGCGACCAACAAGAACCTGCTGGAAGCGGTGGCCAACAAGGAATTCCGCGAAGACCTGTACTACCGCCTCAATGTGTTCCCGATCCCCTTGCCGGCGCTGCGCGAACGGGTCGAGGACATCGCCCCGCTGGCCCGCCACTTCGCCCACAGCCTGGGCGCCGCCGCGGGCAAGCGCATCACCGGCTTCAGCCCGCAGGCGCTACAGGCCATGGCCAGCTACAACTGGCCGGGCAACATTCGCGAACTGCAGAACTGCGTGGAGCGCGCCACCATCGTGGCCCGCGCCTCGGTCATCGAAGAGAGCGACCTGCCGGGCTATCTGTTCGACACCCAGCCCGCGGGAGTCGAAGGCGGCGCACTCCCCGGAGTCGGTGCGCCAGTGCCCAGCGACCTGGATGCAGCCCTGGCGGAGGTGGAACGCAGCTACATCCTCGCGGCCCTTCAGCAGAGCAACGGCGTCCAGGCTGCGGCGGCGCAGATGATCGGCATTTCCGAGCGCAGCTTCTGGTACCGCCTGAAGAAACTCGGCATTCAGGTGGACAAGATCGTTCGCTGA
- a CDS encoding alpha/beta fold hydrolase, giving the protein MRARLFSTVILLAGLLLGQLSFAAARCDVNVPTQRVDLPQVSLAYQSIGRTSDPALLLVMGLGGQLIHWPDEVVMALCQQGFRVIRYDNRDVGLSTWRQAPASANLTFEVLRYKLGLPVSAPYTLTDMADDALGLMNALHIEQFHVLGASMGGMIAQHLAAMAPQRVESLTLIMTSSGAEGLPAPNAALVQLLSRRNAPNREAALEQQADLLAALGSPKVADDRQVLLHQAALSYDRAFNPQGVQRQIMAILAEPSRVALLKQLRVPTLVVHGTADPLLPVMHGVHLAAQIQGSQLKLIPGLAHRFQEAFKAPLLAAVLPYLQNHREDTSHWAQIEPLEVGRML; this is encoded by the coding sequence ATGCGGGCAAGATTGTTTTCCACTGTCATCCTGCTGGCCGGGCTATTGCTCGGCCAGCTGTCCTTTGCGGCCGCGCGCTGCGATGTCAACGTACCCACGCAACGGGTCGACCTGCCACAGGTGAGCCTGGCCTACCAAAGCATTGGCCGGACTTCCGATCCGGCGCTGTTGCTGGTCATGGGGCTGGGCGGGCAATTGATCCACTGGCCGGACGAGGTGGTCATGGCCTTGTGTCAGCAGGGCTTTCGGGTCATTCGCTATGACAATCGCGACGTCGGCCTGTCCACCTGGCGCCAGGCTCCGGCCAGCGCCAACCTGACCTTCGAAGTGCTGCGCTACAAGCTGGGCCTGCCGGTGTCGGCGCCCTACACCCTGACCGACATGGCCGACGATGCCCTGGGGCTGATGAATGCCCTGCACATCGAGCAGTTCCATGTGCTGGGGGCGAGCATGGGCGGGATGATTGCCCAGCACCTGGCGGCCATGGCGCCACAGCGGGTCGAGAGCCTGACCCTGATCATGACCAGCTCCGGCGCCGAGGGCCTGCCCGCGCCGAACGCGGCCCTGGTGCAGTTATTGTCCCGGCGCAATGCACCGAACCGCGAAGCGGCCCTGGAGCAGCAGGCGGACCTGCTGGCGGCCCTGGGCAGCCCGAAGGTCGCGGATGATCGTCAGGTTCTGCTGCATCAGGCTGCGTTGTCCTATGACCGGGCGTTCAACCCGCAGGGGGTTCAGCGCCAGATCATGGCGATCCTCGCCGAGCCGAGCCGGGTGGCGCTGCTCAAGCAACTGCGGGTGCCGACCCTGGTGGTGCACGGCACCGCCGATCCGCTGTTGCCGGTGATGCACGGTGTGCACCTGGCGGCGCAGATCCAGGGCAGTCAGTTGAAACTGATCCCGGGCCTGGCCCATCGTTTCCAGGAAGCTTTCAAGGCACCCTTGCTGGCGGCGGTGCTGCCATACCTGCAAAACCATCGCGAAGACACGTCCCACTGGGCCCAGATCGAACCACTGGAAGTGGGGCGCATGCTCTGA